Below is a genomic region from Medicago truncatula cultivar Jemalong A17 chromosome 3, MtrunA17r5.0-ANR, whole genome shotgun sequence.
CAAACTGCTGGGTATCTAGACCTATCTATAATATGGTTATTACTTTTCTCATCATACGAGTTTCTCGCGCGCCCGATTCGGATTCTAAAATCTGAAATGTTTTAACGTGTTTTGGAGGTTTTTATGGGGTGTTTATGCTGTTCGAATTCTATTTTTCGAACTGCATAGGCCGTGCGAGAAATCAATATGGTGGAAAAAGGAGTCCTATTGGTGAAGAGAAATTCAAAAGTAGTCGTAGGACATTTCTGTTGGACTTGATAGTCACAGAATATATGTATGAGTCGATTGTGTAGTCAAATGAAACCCCCATATCCTTTCCTTGTCACAACTCCAATCAAATATAAAACATCAACAAAAGAATTTAACTGAGATTTCTTCTTCTATGTTGAggtgttatatttttattagagATTATTAGAGATAGGAGGGACAGACAAAAGGAGACATGTGGTTTCAGTTAGTACCATAGATAACAAAATAGCAGTGCATTATTCATgacatattattatatatacactGATGTTTGGTGTGTTATGCTCTATCTTTGCATAAAAACCTTGATAACATTACATATGCGTGGGTTTGCTGATGATGACTtactaaaacaaagaaaagatactgagaaaagaaaacaatacaGAATTTGGAATTAAGTATTATTGCTGAGCTTTGAATGGCTGGTATTTTTTGAGATCATGAGCAAGGCCTTGGATGGAACCAGCAGCTGAGATGATAGAAACAATGAGGCATGCCCAACTCAATATCTTCATCCATGTCCACGTGAAAGAAAATCTTTGCATCTTGGACTGCTTAATGTACATCTCTATGGGAAAGTAAACCGTTAATGGCCAAAAGGAAAGTGAACCAATCAGTCCCAAGAAGTCATTGAAGAATGGAAATATCATAGCTATCAAAGCAGTGATAACAACATATGCTGTTCTCCAAACTACCCTGAAGAAGTTCACATGTAAGGTTCCACATAGGGGAATATTTACGGCATGCTCTCCATTTACAAACTGACTGTTGGACCATTTTTCCTTACTCTTACTCTCTACGAATCCAAAGATTGGTTGGCAGAAAACCTGAAAATAAGAAACACTCTTCATGAACAAATGCAAGTATGCTATAGAACAGTACAGAAGCAGGTAATAATAGGCTTTTGTTCAAGTTGTTTACCTGATATGCTCCAATTAAGTGCACGGCGATGAAGATGTTGGCTAAGTCGATTAGCCAAAACGGCTCGTAGAAGCCGAACCCTGTGAGGAAATTCCCTGGTGCATCATTTCCAAATGCTGCATAACCTAAGCAGCCACATAGCATATAAAACATTGTTGTAGTCAAGATGCCAATCAAACTTGCTCGTTTCATGACTTGGTTCTCCGGAGGGCTCGATTTTAAGGTATCCTGGAAAAAATGTGGTTCCCGTCCTCATTATAGCAGCCATGAAAGCAACATATCATTATAATTTACGTGGCATTGATAATGGTTATTTCATTGCAATGAAAGTGATCCCTCCTTCTATAAAAGAAAGTGATCCTTCTTAAATGCACACATACGTAGTGTCCCATATTCCCCCCTCTGTCTCTCTTTGTTGAGTTTTATTGAATTTCGAGTGATGTTCACTTCTgtataatctaatttttattttatttatttatttttatatataaaatgaacTAGGCTACTGTTTACGACTTTGCATACTCCATTTATTTTactaaatggagaggatcttaactctATTGCTACCAGATGCGAATCATGAGATTTGCAGCGGGCGATAAAATGCTCCTAACTGGAAAATTGTTCTACCCTAATTTATTATGTAGTATTTGTATGAGATATATCTAAGCTATTGCCACCAGATGAGAATCATGAGATTTGCAGCGGGAGATAAAATACTCCTAACTTGAAAATTGTTCTACCCTACTTAGAGTTAGTGGGATAGGACAAGACCAATTTGTATGAGTATGAGATATATCTAGTGAAGTGGGACTAGGTTAATAGACTACTATTATAAAGCATTTGTATCTTATTTTAAtggaagaaaataaatgttCCGTAGGAGACAGCCATATATGGATTTAATGTTAACACTATAGTATTTTCGGGATTAAACTGTACCGTAAATTACAATGCACCTGCAAGCAACATGTGGGGCACAGGTGTATGCGAATGATTTTTTGGTTTAGTATTTTCTGTTATTTGaactgaaaaacaaaacattggCAAAATAAAACCCTCTCTTACTAGTTTCtgttcaaattaaaaaattactatatcctctctcaattattattatttttactcgaatgttacttttttttttttttttttcaattaaaagaaGAGTGAAAAGGACCGAAAccaaaattagaaaaagaaaaaaagaagtgcgaaatggacatttttttttaggaaagagTGAAATGGACATGTCACATGTTGATGAGGCgtgtcataattttttctagagaaatatatttgtataactATTTTGGGGCAatttttgaacaactttctCTCCTCATTCTCAGATACATTCTTAttatctctcttcatttttttctctccattattttttaccaacaagaagagagaaaagcaaggttgtcaccaaagttgtcatcaattggatgtacaaatatcactacttttttttaatatgcggTGGgacatataattaattttagtttcatATAGTAAAATACATTTGAGACAAATTTTCAGCGGGTaataacattttattatatattgaaaAGTCATGGTTTGAACTCTAAATTTTCCaatcatttattttaagagaaaattCTAACCACCAAACTACTTGATGAAAATACAAATACATTCATGTGAACATAACTTAGCTGATATGTACATTAGGTAGGGTCGAATTTCAAATCATAAATTTCTCACTTATATTCTATTCTAGTAAGTAAACTacgtaaaaaaaacataatgtcCGTGCAAAACTAAACTACTTAAACAAACATAACGTTCAGGGCAAGGAAATATAATTGCCTTGGTATCGTTTGTAATGTTAGGTCGACTTCTGggtaaaaaaagatattattagTAATAAGATAATTCATAATTTGGGTAatgtagaaaaagaaaaaccctTGTTTCACATAAAAGTCCTTTTACTCTTGTAAAAAGGAATTCTTGTTACCAACCcgtcttttttatttgatttggtttaAGAGGTCAGGCGcacacatatattaaaaatcatgtaaaaagagaaatgaataaaatacgatatatttttaaaataataaaatgatatgatatatattatcatGTATGAGTTCAAAAGATGTGCCTTAATAACTGTGACCACTAAgtatttttcatgaaaaatgaTCTATGGGCACCCATACCTATATTGGGCATGAGAGAAAGAAATAATGAGTGATATCGTATATGTGATATGTTGGTGATGTGATAAGAAGcgagagataaaaaaaaaagaaattgtatttttacaatattttgagACAACTCTTTCATAcattctctttctctttgtGCTTTTACATTATCTTcatctctctattattttttatcaataaaaagagagagaatgtTGTCTAGGGATTGTAGTCGTATAAATATCGTTACTCAAAATGAAAGTTTAAATGTGTGTATAAATTACTACCCATTTTTCTTGGTGTTCAAACTACATCGATCTTTCTGAAAGAAGAGGAGTAAACAAAGTGTTTGGTTTGTTGAAATCAGCGAGCGCCTCAatattgatttaattaattggAGTAAAAAACTTGGCCACTCTGCCACGGTTCCCATGCATGCATGCAAAACAAAATATCTATCTATACAAGTAAGACACAAACAATATTGATGAAATCAACGCACCATACGTGTACATAGATATGTggcattaattaaaattaatcgTGGATGTAAAAGCAAATTAGTTTTgtataatataaatatcaagaacaatatatatttaacatGGGACTTGCCTGTATCTCAATGAGGACATTAGAATAAGCATAAGCGAAGGCAATGTCACCAATAGCTTGAAACATCCTCCACACCTTTTCAGTCCCTGTAACGTCCACCCCAACTTGCACCCCTGTTAATGATGTCCGTACAGCAGGTCCCCTACCTTCACCATCAACCATTAATTAACATATATACATGTGCatcttaatattattaattaatagtagtaattaataaaacaattaacttTTGCTAGCTTAATTTTGATGACTATTTTAATTACCTGCCACTTTAGCTATAGAGAGACCGAGGCCAATGGATGAATAAGCAAAAGACATAACGGCTGCAACAATGGAGAGCCACGATAGCTTATGAAAGTTTGGTATTTGGCTAAGGACAATTTGAATGCAAGCAAATATTATCATGAAAGGATTATTTGATATATAACACTTTGCATCATGCCCTTGTTTGTGATAACAATTCGACCTCTTCACCGCTCTGATaattcaaaaatagaaaaattaattattacatcatcatatatatgtacataCACACCACCGTTACTCCAaagtttttataataaattaataataacttACACCATACTAATTGAAGCAGTTATTGTGTATCCAATTGTTACACCGATAAGATTTATATATTGAGCTAATCCACACAGCTGGAATTTCCTTCCTCCTATGGAAAAATTAATCAGATTAGACAAAATTTCAAGTCGGCACTACTCTATCTCATAATTAATGttgacataaaaaatgaaataaatttggAATACCTAAGACAGATCTAACAACTTCGGAATAGGTGTAATTTCTTTTGCCATGAACAGGGTCAGGTGAACGATAAGAATCAGCAAGAAGAGTGGAAGTGAAATAAGTTATAAAAGAGAAAGCAAGTAGAACTGCTGGGCCAGCAATCCAACCCATTTGAGCTATTGCCCATGCAAGTGATAACACTCCTGATCCTATCACTGCTGTTATGATATGTGCACTTGCAGTCACCCATGTACCTTCAAATTCAACACCATCATCATCAGATtcataaaaagttatatataaactctatgttttgattgacttaaattttaaagatttgtaaatattacatttttatatcGTGGCTAGATGAAATGTGACACTTGTTATaaatctattattttattttaagccGTAACTTGGTCtgatatgaaattaattttttttcatatcaagCCTAATGTGATTCCAAAATTACAtatgatttgtttttcattttgttattttatctttttaattaatattccttttttgtttcttaaaacaCATGTCATTATAGGTGTGTGTATTATAGTTTACACAACAAAAATGAAGTACAAGAAAAAGTATGATATGGTTTACACAACAACTTGAATATATTATAGGTGTGTATTTGATAATGATCCTACATATGATGAATATATTATTGGTGTGTGTGTTCTCctcttaaaaaagaaattatattatagGTGTGTGTATATTATGATGACATAGTGTGTATGTTTATACATACCCGTTCTTTTGGCTCGTCCATCGTCATCAAAGTTTTTGCTACCGTCAGTAAAAGCTTCAGGGGTTTCTATATACATGCTATTTTTCTGAAACTGATCACGGCTCATCTCTTTcacttttagttttttagtgtgaaatagataaataaattaaggtGTGTTGCGTTTGGCAAACAAAATGAtataatgaaagaaagaaacgGTGATAGTTTGTGAGAGAAAGAATAAGGGGttaaatagagaaaaatgaGAGGAGAAGTCAAAGGGGGAGTGTGGAAGAGTGTGGCACATGGGATCAAATTAGGTGaagaattaatttgttttttttaataaataatttatttatttataattttaattatcatgcattttgttgggttttttctagattaccctctcttatttagagagtatttaccctctcatgaaatcaaccaatcaaaatgtaaatatacattgacaacattaaatgtcataaatgagtcaattttttttttaaaaaatcaattataatcataaggtaacttttaatatttttaatttttatttaaagacatgattacattagaggTCCTTTATCTTACTTATTTGTAAAACTTTGgccctttatctttattttttttccgtttaggtcttttatctcttataaaagcacatatacatcctttttctcatattttttaaaaaaaaaatacataatttttttttaaaatacatttttattaaaaatgaaaaaatccagaaatatgatgaagatgttacatcttcattcatcttcttcctttgagtcttcatcatcttcattgaataaaaaaaatttctacacaaatatcatgaattaatgttatattcacctcaaatctttttttaaacacaaaaatcaaaaccctgtagagaaagagatttagtttcatcgcaaaaaaaaataaattgtcacaccgtatattattattattattttctaactcaatattcaaacccggtataaaaataaccccaaaattgagagcaactttgcacatcaattttgttgttttcaaaacaatattaactttcgtaaagcctaacccttccgccagtgactaagccaccaccatccgccttgcaaaatttgtgaaattaaggttttaatttttgtgtttaaaagaagatttaaggtgaatataacattaattcacgatatttggagatatagtttagtagaatttttatttatttaaagaagatgatgaagattcaaaggagaagaagatgaagatgatgaacatcttcatcatatttctgaattttttttcatttttaataaaaaatgaggaaaaaaaaagatgtatatgtgcttctaagagagataaaggacctaaacgggaaaaaataaagataaaggaccaaagtgttacaaataaataagataaaggacccataatgtaatcttgccttaattatatttaggtgttacAATCTTAATTAATCTACACTACAGGACtgacttagaacaattaaaatttcacattaaatttctttcatctgaatgtccttaaatttatcagttacattcataaaatttctttttcccattttgattgttcaattttgtcattcacaactgccgcatttttcaattttcgtgagaatcaTCGTCGTTCGTTTGATTCCAAATgtcgtgagaattgtcgttattTCCAGTACCACGTCAGGTAtggtgacttgatttttcttggttgtgaagtagttaattataacaattgagtaagtcatctgttgtactttgagggctgctagcaggtgttgccgcggtgatgttgtgggagtctgctagtatttttttggttgttgctgaaatggttatgtgatgaagcttttgttcttttgtctGAACTTAAAAGCTTTGGCTGATAGTGAGACAGGTCTATGCGTGTTAtcagattttattaggttggctgcttaaataaaaaaaataagtcacgatacctgacgcagttgtagaaacaacgacaattctcactatAATTGAAAACTGCGGcagtttggaacgacaaaattgaacaatcaaaatggaaagaagaatgaaaaagtaaCAATAATTGATCAATAggaaagaataaagaagaagaaatttgaatgaaggagatgtttttgttctcacgttcggggttctggaatggaagaaattttatgaatgaaagtgatgaatttaaggacatccagatgaaagaaatttaatgtaaaattttatttgttataagtcttgttgtgtaaattaattaagattgaacaccttaatataaaaaaaaatcaattgttgtttcaaaaaaaataaaattaaataaataacaagaaaattaaataaaaattaaaagtattaaaagttaccttatgattaagattaactctcattcaaaaaaaaagatcaagattaactttttttattttttaaaaaaatctactcatttatttgacatttaatattacttatgtatattacattttaattggTTTATATCATAAGAGGGTAATTACTCTCTAAACAAGAAAGGGTAACGTAGGCCTCACCATTTTGTTGGTGTAAAAATGGTATACAGTCAATGCAtcacaattaatcaattacGAATGAATTTGACTTCACAAAACACAATAGATTTAGttcaacttttataaataatcaTTGTTTGTGTTGTTGCTTCATTTATAAAAAGTGCTAACAAGTGCCTTAAAGACGTTTGATTAGGacacttgataagaagtttaaagcataaatatttttttggaatttgtaTGTTCAACACGTTGAAACTGCAAAAAGCAATATTTTCTACATAAAAGTTacaattattcatatttttaaattcttaacAAGTGCTTTTAAGACACGTGTTAGCAAACCCTTCATTTATATACTCCATtcgatcctatttataagaaaaagttgattttttagattcattgagtaattaatgtatttgatatagaatatagactaaatatatcatttatacaatgaatcaaaaaagttaaatttttccTATTAATAgaaccggagggagtatgtaaAATTTCATGCAAATTTACTTTGCTTATTCAACAGATTTAAATTTAACATATCAATTTAAGTTTAATATATCAGTTTacatgtatattttattttttctagctTCTGGTAAAAATTGTGCTAACTTCACCGATTGGAAGAAAATTTTACCTtataattaaaatcatttatttagtAATAAAAGTGggatattgtttttcttttgatgaaATGAGCTATTGCTTTTTAAAAAAGCAATGGAAGTAGAGAAatgcaaatataaaaattgaaaagatagAACGAGAGTAAGATGAATGGGTGGGTTGGAAGTGTGGAATTTTTGACACGACTATGAACCATTGAAGGTGGCAATTTCTGATCTGGCATGTGGGTCCCACACTAACCCATTTTTGATTTAGTCCATCCATCTGGAGAATTTTTATGGTAGCCAGTGAT
It encodes:
- the LOC11436116 gene encoding amino acid permease 6 — translated: MSRDQFQKNSMYIETPEAFTDGSKNFDDDGRAKRTGTWVTASAHIITAVIGSGVLSLAWAIAQMGWIAGPAVLLAFSFITYFTSTLLADSYRSPDPVHGKRNYTYSEVVRSVLGGRKFQLCGLAQYINLIGVTIGYTITASISMVAVKRSNCYHKQGHDAKCYISNNPFMIIFACIQIVLSQIPNFHKLSWLSIVAAVMSFAYSSIGLGLSIAKVAGRGPAVRTSLTGVQVGVDVTGTEKVWRMFQAIGDIAFAYAYSNVLIEIQDTLKSSPPENQVMKRASLIGILTTTMFYMLCGCLGYAAFGNDAPGNFLTGFGFYEPFWLIDLANIFIAVHLIGAYQVFCQPIFGFVESKSKEKWSNSQFVNGEHAVNIPLCGTLHVNFFRVVWRTAYVVITALIAMIFPFFNDFLGLIGSLSFWPLTVYFPIEMYIKQSKMQRFSFTWTWMKILSWACLIVSIISAAGSIQGLAHDLKKYQPFKAQQ